One part of the Pseudoalteromonas ulvae UL12 genome encodes these proteins:
- the hisF gene encoding imidazole glycerol phosphate synthase subunit HisF produces the protein MLSKRIIPCLDVKNGQVVKGVKFKQHEIIGDILPLAQAYSEAGADELVFYEISASVEKRLLDLSWVENIARHIDIPFCVAGGIKSVSDAGRVLEQGADKISINSPAIANPNLIKELHDEFGKQCVVVGIDSFYDKDTNQYLVYQLTGDPNASSRTRYTTHEWVKRVQDLGAGEIVLNCMNQDGVRNGYDIEQLNIIREMCHVPLIASGGAGTMQDFVDVFQQANVDGALAASVFHKNIIDIPELKQFLVNNQVAARL, from the coding sequence ATGCTCTCCAAACGCATAATCCCCTGTTTAGATGTTAAAAATGGCCAAGTCGTTAAGGGGGTCAAATTTAAACAACACGAAATTATCGGCGATATTTTGCCACTTGCCCAAGCCTACAGCGAAGCTGGTGCAGATGAACTGGTCTTTTATGAGATCAGCGCCAGTGTCGAAAAACGATTGTTAGATTTATCATGGGTTGAAAATATCGCACGACACATCGATATCCCTTTTTGTGTCGCCGGAGGTATAAAATCTGTCAGCGATGCAGGTCGTGTATTAGAGCAAGGCGCAGATAAAATAAGTATTAACAGCCCAGCCATTGCAAATCCAAATTTAATCAAAGAATTACATGATGAATTTGGTAAACAATGTGTGGTTGTGGGCATTGATAGCTTTTACGATAAAGACACCAACCAATACTTGGTCTATCAGTTAACCGGTGATCCTAATGCCTCATCTCGTACCCGCTATACCACCCATGAATGGGTTAAACGAGTGCAAGATTTAGGCGCAGGTGAAATAGTATTGAACTGTATGAACCAAGATGGTGTCAGGAACGGCTATGATATCGAGCAATTAAATATCATCCGTGAGATGTGTCATGTGCCGCTTATTGCCTCTGGTGGTGCTGGCACAATGCAAGACTTTGTTGATGTATTCCAACAAGCAAACGTAGATGGTGCACTCGCAGCAAGCGTTTTTCACAAAAATATTATTGATATTCCCGAACTCAAACAGTTCTTAGTAAACAATCAGGTAGCGGCCAGACTATGA